Proteins from a genomic interval of Bombus affinis isolate iyBomAffi1 chromosome 16, iyBomAffi1.2, whole genome shotgun sequence:
- the LOC126925382 gene encoding nuclear RNA export factor 1-like, translating into MQRTSLPIVPMQLDSSIAIKISMGGSMFQERTLMGRSDVWHKVKILKGTQYSRESVLKAILSAIEPAELIPVKYQASGEDTFFLARNCAHALDKLCKTNLIIKNPDGDPLILIVTLGFASIQDLKFNIQPLILTALTKMYNSNRKTLDLSEFHKDSEMSNTIYCPLSQQRTFCHVLKLTKTSIAKVEHLNLQKNELFNLIPIETSGLTSIKYLDLRYNNLISMEALTPLKNLCILKLWLDGNPLCENYSSSKQYIDSAMKYCPNLFQLDGVYIRTSGLPFTYTNYFRNESREGLVTKFVNHFFALYDQRDRTVLRGLYCKNAFYSMSLAIPAAVAHKRNLVQFTASRNLLKNVDSNKKRQQHLYYGQDNILVSLKRLPRSYHDRNSFVLDIMYDDGKCLAISVCGLLRIISTTSQILWFNRTFIIQAGPDHEYNIINDQYLLDSTIQEIPPNNIEGRFHDDIVPSCFSVSEKKELVAKFVDATRLNTDWCQTYLEEAKWDIRKAISNFMKDYKSSAVPNEAFQK; encoded by the coding sequence atgCAACGAACAAGTTTGCCAATTGTGCCAATGCAACTGGATTCCTCCATTGCTATAAAAATAAGTATGGGAGGATCTATGTTCCAAGAAAGGACATTAATGGGTCGTTCAGATGTGTGGCACAAAGTTAAAATTCTGAAAGGAACTCAATACAGCAGAGAAAGCGTATTGAAAGCCATACTGAGTGCTATCGAACCAGCAGAATTGATCCCTGTTAAGTACCAAGCCAGTGGAGAAGATACCTTTTTTTTGGCACGTAATTGTGCTCATGCTCTGGACAAGCTATGCAAGACTAACTTAATAATCAAAAATCCAGATGGAGATCCACTGATCTTGATCGTAACTTTAGGATTTGCATCCATTCAAGATCTGAAATTCAATATTCAGCCATTGATCTTAACTGCTTTGACCAAGATGTACAATTCTAATAGAAAAACTTTAGACTTGTCAGAGTTTCATAAAGACTCTGAAATGTCtaacaccatatattgtccgtTATCTCAACAGAGAACTTTTTGTCATGTTTTAAAATTAACAAAGACTTCAATTGCCAAGGTAGAGCACCTGAATCTTCAGAAAAACGAACTGTTCAACCTGATTCCTATAGAAACTTCTGGTTTGACTTCTATAAAGTATCTGGATTTAAGGTACAATAACTTGATATCTATGGAAGCACTTACTCCTTTAAAAAATCTGTGTATACTGAAGTTATGGTTAGATGGAAATCCTCTCTGCGAAAATTACTCTAGTTCTAAACAGTACATAGACTCTGCTATGAAATACTGTCCCAATTTGTTTCAATTGGATGGAGTTTACATTAGAACATCTGGCCTACCATTCACCTATACTAATTACTTTAGAAATGAATCTAGGGAAGGGTTAGTCACCAAATTCGTCAACCACTTTTTCGCTCTGTACGATCAGAGGGATAGAACAGTTCTGAGAGGATTGTATTGCAAAAATGCATTTTATTCCATGAGCTTGGCGATTCCAGCAGCTGTAGCTCATAAACGGAACCTCGTTCAATTTACAGCAAgtagaaatttattaaaaaatgtggATTCAAATAAGAAACGGCAACAGCATCTTTATTACGGACAAGATAATATTCTAGTTAGTCTAAAGAGATTACCACGATCCTATCACGATAGAAATTCTTTTGTATTGGATATAATGTATGATGATGGCAAATGCTTAGCAATCTCAGTTTGCGGACTATTGAGGATCATTAGCACCACATCGCAAATTCTGTGGTTCAACAGAACGTTCATTATTCAAGCTGGTCCTGATCACGAATACAATATTATAAATGATCAGTACCTATTAGATTCTACTATACAAGAAATTCCACCAAATAATATAGAAGGAAGATTTCACGACGACATCGTACCATCGTGCTTTAGTGTAAGCGAGAAAAAAGAGTTAGTAGCCAAATTTGTAGACGCGACCAGGTTGAACACCGACTGGTGTCAGACTTATTTAGAAGAAGCTAAGTGGGACATAAGAAAAGCAATTTCGAATTTTATGAAGGACTATAAATCTTCCGCCGTTCCTAACGAAGcatttcaaaaataa